Genomic window (Nitrospirota bacterium):
CAACCCTGACATTGATGAAGTCTATGTGTATGAAAAGGCAAAACACGTGCCTGACAAAAATAAACTCGCTGTATGGTGGAGCAACCTTCAGGTGATCCGCGGAATAAGGAAAGAAGGGTACGATGCCGCCATAGGCTGCGGCTCATATTCACCGAGGCTTGAGAGATACACCGGCTTTACAGGCGCAAAGACAAAGATTGGATATATAAAAGAAGGGACAAGATCTAAACGATACAACAAACCTCTTGTTGATTCAGGCGGACATCTCCATGAAGTTGAAAAAACCTTTGCTCTCCTTAAACCGATAGGCATTGATCGTGATCCTTCAAGCATGAGCATCTTCCCTGATCCGTCAGAGATCGAGAGGGCAAAGGAATTCATTGATAACTCCGCCATGATAAAAGGCGCGCCGCTCATTGCATTTCATATCAGCAGCAGAAGGCCTGAGAACCGGTGGCCTGTTGAAAAATTCATCGAGCTTGGGAATCTCATCAATCATGAATGCGGCGCAAGTGCCATGCTCCTCTGGTCGCCCGGAAGCGAAAAGAATGTCTATCACCCGGGTGATG
Coding sequences:
- a CDS encoding glycosyltransferase family 9 protein, with protein sequence MRKPIKIIMPNHIKKILFIRRDNIGDLICTTPAIHAAREKYPDAKIGILVNTYNADAVRNNPDIDEVYVYEKAKHVPDKNKLAVWWSNLQVIRGIRKEGYDAAIGCGSYSPRLERYTGFTGAKTKIGYIKEGTRSKRYNKPLVDSGGHLHEVEKTFALLKPIGIDRDPSSMSIFPDPSEIERAKEFIDNSAMIKGAPLIAFHISSRRPENRWPVEKFIELGNLINHECGASAMLLWSPGSEKNVYHPGDDEKAEEIIRKMSPAPVAYRTTKLKELIAALNLADMVVCCDGGAMHIAAALGKPVVTMWGSTNAERWRPWGVKHVLLRGSDKKAENVSVEDVFNGVKELLAQSKTNV